Proteins co-encoded in one Aspergillus flavus chromosome 2, complete sequence genomic window:
- a CDS encoding NYN domain-containing protein has translation MTGDTIPKLVVLIDADNARSSVVDPLLSEIAKYGTAHAKRAYGDWTRTNLQGWKDQLLKQSIQPIQQFAYTHGKNATDSAMIIDAMDLLYSSRYDGFCLVSSDSDFTRLAARIRESGLIVYGFGESHTPKPFVAACSKFIYTENLVHFDKLVPHSDRVAVPEHHSSALQAHKDDHLATQLRTTVEATSDDDGWARLSQVGGLLTEKYPDFDSRTYGYYKLSDLIAASSLFETSRRSFREGKPAEIIVRDKRRKPKSPAK, from the coding sequence ATGACCGGTGATACTATTCCTAAACTTGTGGTTCTCATTGACGCGGACAATGCTCGGTCCTCTGTCGTTGATCCCCTCCTCTCTGAGATCGCGAAATATGGTACAGCTCATGCAAAGCGAGCATATGGGGACTGGACTAGAACCAACCTACAGGGTTGGAAGGACCAGCTTCTAAAACAATCGatccaacccatccaacAGTTTGCGTATACCCACGGCAAGAATGCAACGGACTCGGCTATGATTATAGACGCAATGGATCTTCTGTACTCCAGCCGGTACGATGGGTTTTGCCTTGTCTCGAGTGACAGTGATTTCACTCGGCTGGCTGCTCGTATCCGCGAGTCAGGGCTCATTGTATATGGATTCGGGGAGAGTCACACACCTAAGCCCTTCGTCGCTGCGTGTAGCAAATTTATCTACACAGAAAACCTCGTGCATTTCGATAAGCTTGTGCCGCACTCTGACAGAGTTGCCGTGCCTGAACATCATTCATCAGCTCTACAGGCTCACAAGGATGACCACTTAGCAACTCAATTGCGAACAACGGTAGAAGCAACctccgatgatgatggctggGCAAGGCTCTCTCAAGTGGGCGGCCTGCTTACAGAAAAGTACCCTGATTTCGACTCTCGTACCTATGGATACTATAAGCTCAGTGATCTCATCGCCGCCTCGTCTTTGTTTGAAACCTCCCGCCGCTCGTTTCGAGAGGGCAAACCCGCGGAGATCATTGTACGCGATAAGCGTCGGAAGCCTAAGAGTCCTGCTAAATAG